In the Plasmodium chabaudi chabaudi strain AS genome assembly, chromosome: 13 genome, one interval contains:
- a CDS encoding rhomboid protease ROM6, putative → MFNYYKYFRTNYFKYRFLHINTSKHFHAFTKVVGKIQETAIKNKEKNIKLKEKVKLIIFTSFYFFACDYLYHVYILKDNKKVEEADAYTTKEKVLTHNIKKDENKYQNNEMMPSFIKWINIFSRPEQTDKYILQKNGINSSNQNTHYCDSNADDENTYVIKINNIKKKQDEQNYQRDEFTVIRNNIFGYNMGNVIGGDTGKNPIHERNFKEIIENNLYRKDLLSGHNLFLAANGVIFLCWRLGDIVRNKRFYNFMCRHFICSYENIKKKRYHTIFTASISHMTLPHFLFNMWAFHTITNTLLYPEIKEQKTNYYYFFNYKSNILEKKITNKDIISVCLLSSVMSTIPYVLINRSTQLLGASGAIMGLVYTLSVVKPNEIFVSVFPFPYLKLSALQLCHMSILTNFIFLFYKRNNFNIAWSAHLFGLLGGALYSYYQRKINNNYNYYPFIQLSTQNGYLDYKNTYLDLLDFMKTLKLQTISFFSLDQKNIQQINKQLYMIQYTKSQRRAKIHAMKINNLKQMEK, encoded by the coding sequence atgtttaattattataagtaCTTTAGAACtaactattttaaatatcgctttctacatataaatacaagCAAACATTTTCATGCTTTTACCAAAGTGGTGGGAAAAATACAAGAAACTGCAATTAAAAACAaggagaaaaatataaagctGAAAGAAAAAGTCAagcttattatttttacctcgttttatttttttgcttgtgattatttatatcatgtgtatatattaaaggACAACAAAAAGGTGGAAGAAGCTGATGCATATAcaacaaaagaaaaagtgCTAACACATAATATCAAgaaagatgaaaataaataccaGAATAATGAAATGATGCCcagttttattaaatggataaatatattttcacgACCTGAACAAACggacaaatatattttacaaaagaACGGAATAAATAGCAGCAATCAAAACACCCATTATTGTGATAGCAATGcagatgatgaaaatacgtatgttataaaaataaataatataaaaaaaaaacaagacgaacaaaattatcaaaGGGATGAATTTACTGTCattagaaataatatatttggaTACAATATGGGGAATGTCATTGGTGGCGACACAGGAAAAAATCCAATACACGAAAgaaattttaaagaaataattgaaaataatttatatcgAAAAGATTTATTAAGTGGACACAACCTTTTTTTGGCTGCTAATGgagttatatttttatgttggAGATTGGGTGATATTGTTCGAAATAAaagattttataattttatgtgtagacattttatttgttcatatgaaaatataaaaaaaaaacgttatcatacaatttttacaGCTAGTATTAGTCATATGACATTGCCACATTTCTTATTCAACATGTGGGCATTCCATACAATTACTAATACCTTATTATATCCAGAAATTAAAGaacaaaaaacaaattactattatttttttaattacaaATCGAATATTttagaaaagaaaattacaaataaagatataattaGTGTTTGCCTTTTATCTTCTGTAATGTCAACTATTCCATATGTTTTAATTAACAGATCGACTCAACTTTTAGGCGCATCTGGAGCTATAATGGGGCTCGTATATACTTTATCAGTAGTTAAaccaaatgaaatatttgtttCTGTATTCCCATTTCCTTATTTAAAACTATCAGCCCTACAATTATGTCACATGTCGattttaacaaattttatttttttattttacaaaagaaataattttaatattgcATGGTCAGCACATTTATTTGGTTTATTAGGCGGTGCATTATATAGCTATTatcaaagaaaaataaataacaactataattattatccCTTTATTCAGCTATCTACTCAAAATGGCTACCTTGAttacaaaaatacatatCTAGATTTATTAGATTTCATGAAAACCTTAAAACTTCAAactatatcttttttttcattagatcagaaaaatatacaacaaATAAACAAACAATTATACATGATCCAATATACAAAATCACAAAGACGCGCAAAAATTCATGCaatgaaaattaataatttgaaaCAAATGGAAAAGTGA
- a CDS encoding aspartate carbamoyltransferase, putative gives MGRIIDSIISGGVLLTATLLTCKYLKDRKRQLTIEGECEAKTKFNVDLNKIIEKMKNKHVINIEDISDEELIAILFTAKTFEKILRDKKDSKYLKDKVFCSLFTEPSTRTRCSFDAAILRLGSKVINITDVNSTSFYKGETVQDTFSVMSKYVDGIIYRDASNNNIDLAIETSTKPIINAGNGTGEHPTQSLLDFYTIYNFFPYILDRNPNKKLKIAFVGDLKNGRTIHSLSKLLSRYNVSFNFVSCKSLDIPDNIINIISDNLKKNNFYDDNSINKYDNLEKGLEDTHIVYMTRIQKERFTDMSEYNKYKDSFILDNNALRNTRPDAKVLHPLPRVNEIKIEVDENPKSVYFLQAENGLYVRMALLYLIFS, from the exons atgggTAGGATCATTGATTCGATAATTTCAGGTGGTGTTCTTTTAACAGCCACATTATTAACATGCAAATATCTTAAAGACAGAAAAAGGCAACTAACAATTGAAGGGGAATGTGAAGCAAAAACTAAATTCAATGTCGATCTGAATAAgataatagaaaaaatgaaaaataagcaTGTTATAAACATTGAAGATATAAGCGATGAAGAATTGATagcaattttatttacagcaaaaacatttgaaaaaatattaagagATAAGAAGGACTCCAAATATTTGAAAGATAAAGTTTTCTGTAGTTTATTTACAGAGCCAAGTACACGAACGAGATGTTCTTTTGATGCTGCTATTTTAAGATTAGGCTCaaaagtaataaatattacgGATGTAAATTCAACTTCCTTTTATAAAGGAGAAACTGTACAGGATACTTTTTCTGTTATGTCAAAATATGTTGATGGAATTATATACAGAGATGCTTCAAAt AATAATATTGATTTGGCAATTGAAACGTCAACCAAGCCAATTATCAACGCGGGGAACGGAACCGGAGAACATCCAACACAGTCCCTTTTAGACTTTTacacaatatataattttttcccaTATATTTTGGATAGAAACCCAAACAAAAAACTTAAGATTGCATTTGTTGGGGATTTAAAAAACGGAAGAACTATTCATTCTCTTAGTAAATTACTTAGTAGATATAATGTTAGTTTCAATTTTGTTTCATGTAAATCATTAGACATTcctgataatataataaatattatatctgataatttgaaaaaaaataatttttatgacgATAATtctataaacaaatatgataatttaGAAAAGGGATTAGAGGATACtcatattgtatatatgacGAGAATTCAAAAAGAAAGATTTACAGATATGAgcgaatataataaatacaaagattcttttattttggaTAACAATGCGTTAAGAAATACAAGACCCGACGCCAAG GTTCTTCACCCCCTTCCAAGGgttaatgaaataaaaatagaggTTGATGAAAATCCTAAGAGTGTCTATTTTTTGCAAGCTGAAAATGGTTTATATGTACGAATGGCATTGTTATACCTTATTTTctcataa
- a CDS encoding U6 snRNA phosphodiesterase, putative — MSNQGDYYSYIYIPVKCNKDIKKKCEFCFGLLRKLLEKQLGISTNDNDSASFQKKENEIKKHIFYQLHKLNDDQTKFKQASQNNSMDVLHITIADSLKIKRHMIEPFIEKIRESLKTQKCFYLFFKNTVDLYKSQKNDKYFCAYSVKEEDQKIHLNSIMEKINSILTDFGLSDIFSTNRTCHMSLAYTDISLDTLIQNNSLNINDNIWFDINKIINYNNDQTQNEVNDSNEFYIYVNSISIRVGNQIYEIPFNTIGGYSYELHTDDSYNDSSSSE; from the exons atgtcTAATCAAGGAGACTATTACtcgtatatttatatcccag tAAAATGCAACaaagatattaaaaaaaaatgtgaattTTGTTTCGGCCTCTTGCGCAAACTACTAGAAAAGCAGCTGGGTATAAGCACAAATGATAACGATTCAGCTAGCtttcaaaaaaaggaaaatgaaattaaaaaacatattttttaccagttacataaattaaatgatgatcaaacaaaatttaaacaaGCATCACAAAATAATTCTATGGATGTGTTACATATAACCATTGCAGATtctttgaaaataaagaggCATATGATTGAACCctttattgaaaaaatacgAGAAAGTCTAAAAACACAAAAGTg tttttatcttttttttaaaaatacggTTGATTTATACAAAAGCCAAAAAAAcgacaaatatttttgtgcTTATTCAGTAAAAGAAGAAGACCAAAAAATACACTTAAATTCcataatggaaaaaattaacagtATACTAACTGATTTTGGTTTAAgtgatattttttctactAATAGAACCTGTCATATGTCATTAGCATATACAGATATAAGTTTAGATACacttatacaaaataatagtttaaatataaatgataatatttggtttgatataaataaaataattaactataataatgatCAAACTCAAAATGAGGTTAATGATTCAAATgagttttatatatatgttaattCTATTTCTATTCGCGTAGGAaatcaaatatatgaaataccATTCAATACTATTGGTGGGTATTCATATGAACTACATACAGATGATTCATATAATGATAGCAGTTCTAGTGAGTAA
- a CDS encoding thioredoxin 2, putative: MKHILTLLVFILTFFCFKDITCTKDSTLAGPDNHLTPLNKYDKFFLRMYNKMPRLEQNGSDYINGVNMKDTVFILYFFAKWCHACKLQGPELDKLEKNFGKKIHILRIDVDTNETLAKKNFIKALPTTIIIKNKIVLAKNEHFVTSAELSSTIRKHL; the protein is encoded by the exons ATGAAGCACATATTAACGTTACTAGTTTTTATTCTAACCTTTTTTTGCTTTAAGGATATAACATGTACTAAAGACTCCACATTAGCAGGACCAGATAATCATTTAACACCattgaataaatatgataaattttttttgcgtATGTACAATAAGATGCCAAGATTGGAGCAAAATGGCAgtgattatataaat gGTGTTAATATGAAGGATactgtatttattttgtatttcttTGCCAAATg GTGCCACGCTTGCAAATTACAAGGACCAGAATTG GACAAATTGGAAAAGAATTtcggaaaaaaaattcacatATTAAGAATTGATGTTGACACAAATGAAACACTTGCAAAGAAGAATTTCATAAAAGCTTTACCCACAACTAtcataattaaaaacaaaattgtaTTAGCAAAAAATGAGCATTTTGTTACAAGTGCTGAATTATCATCAACTATTAGAAagcatttataa
- a CDS encoding lipoyl synthase, putative → MNFLVLFFSYSIFVLPYSNLVYGISKDRKCCEYGNSVDSSKMLYIAGSVRKRRKTFKNTRNVSNFEEGNTNGYKCVDNKGIYATKQNLEFDAVRNKEANENNKSGANPVKREIAIESENKNNRINQEQNIKDRYTNENAQDEGKNKKVKIPKVGNAMPEKKPDWFHVPAPSGEKYKKLKADLGKLKLHTVCEEAQCPNIGECWNIGTATIMLLGDTCTRGCKFCSIKTSSKPPPPDINEPFNTAKAICEWDINYIVLTSVDRDDLPDGGADHFAKTVELIKFSKPNILIECLVSDFQGNKDSIKRLALSGLDVYAHNIETVKRLQKYVRDKRANYEQSLFVLKTAKEINPNLYTKTSIMLGLGETEDEVLQTMKDARSNDVDVITFGQYLRPTKNHLNVVEYVSPQMFNYYKDVGLKMGFKYIASGPLVRSSYMAGEYFMKNMVEKGRNQKSQQIKPVEVSK, encoded by the coding sequence ATGAATTTTCTTGTTCTGTTTTTTAGTTACAGCATATTTGTTCTGCCTTATTCTAATTTGGTGTACGGAATATCAAAGGATAGAAAGTGTTGTGAATATGGGAATTCTGTTGATAGCAGTAAAATGCTATATATAGCTGGTTCGGtaagaaaaagaagaaaaacatttaaaaatacgaGAAATGTTTCAAATTTTGAAGAAGGAAATACAAATGGATATAAATGTGTTGACAATAAAGGAATATATGCCACTAAACAAAATTTGGAATTTGATGCAGTTAGAAATAAGGAAGCAAATGAAAACAACAAAAGCGGTGCCAATCCTGTAAAAAGAGAGATCGCAATTGAAagcgaaaataaaaataatcgCATCAACCAggaacaaaatattaaagatCGTTATACTAACGAAAATGCACAGGATgagggaaaaaataaaaaggtgAAAATACCGAAGGTTGGAAATGCAATGCCAGAAAAAAAACCTGACTGGTTTCATGTACCTGCACCAAGTggtgaaaaatataaaaaattaaaagcaGATTTAGGTAAATTAAAACTTCATACAGTTTGTGAAGAGGCCCAATGTCCTAATATTGGAGAGTGCTGGAATATTGGAACAGCTACTATTATGTTATTGGGTGACACTTGCACACGAGGCTGTAAATTTTGTTCAATAAAAACTTCATCAAAACCACCACCACCAGATATTAATGAACCTTTTAACACAGCTAAAGCAATTTGTGAATGggatataaattatattgttttaacTTCAGTTGATAGAGATGATTTACCCGATGGCGGTGCAGACCATTTTGCTAAAACTGTAgagttaataaaattttcaaagcCTAATATTTTGATAGAATGTTTAGTTTCTGATTTCCAAGGAAATAAAGATTCAATAAAGAGACTTGCATTAAGTGGGTTAGatgtatatgcacataATATAGAAACTGTTAAACGTTTACAGAAGTATGTAAGAGATAAAAGAGCTAATTATGAACAATCGCTATTTGTATTGAAAACAGCAAAGGAAATTAAtccaaatttatatacaaaaactAGTATTATGCTAGGGTTAGGGGAAACGGAAGACGAAGTACTACAAACTATGAAAGATGCTCGATCAAATGACGTAGATGTTATAACATTTGGGCAATATTTAAGACCAACGAAGAATCATTTAAATGTTGTTGAATATGTTTCACCGCAAATGtttaattattacaaaGATGTCGGTTTAAAAATGGGTTTTAAGTATATAGCTAGTGGCCCATTGGTTAGGTCATCTTATATGGCAGgagaatattttatgaaaaatatggtGGAAAAGGGAAGAAATCAGAAAAGTCAACAGATTAAACCGGTAGAAGTCagcaaataa